A genomic region of Roseofilum casamattae BLCC-M143 contains the following coding sequences:
- a CDS encoding glycosyltransferase family 2 protein, producing METDRQFSHRVAVIIPCYRVGNNIYSVLSRIGPEVHCIYLVDDRCPDNTGSLVEKYNQDCNGDRRIHVLYHKTNKGVGGAVITGYQQALTDGATILIKLDGDGQMNPQFIPHLIAPIIAGEADYTKGNRFYYPEHLQEMPALRIFGNAGLSFLTKLSSGYWELFDPTNGYTAIHHLALELIPLHKLSQRFFFESDLLFRLNTIQAVVMDIPMASRYGDEESNLKILSVLWPFFWGNCYNFTKRIFYNYYLRSFSIASLELLLAIPLLLFGFGFGSVAWLNSFLTGEPATAGTVMLAALPIILGVQLILSFINYDIAIAPRIPIHRKLMPGSQNPPDS from the coding sequence ATGGAGACCGATCGCCAATTTTCCCATCGCGTTGCCGTCATCATTCCCTGCTACCGAGTGGGCAACAACATTTACTCGGTCTTATCCCGAATCGGCCCTGAAGTCCATTGCATTTATCTGGTAGACGATCGCTGTCCCGACAATACCGGTAGTTTAGTCGAAAAATACAACCAAGATTGTAATGGCGATCGCCGGATTCACGTTCTCTACCACAAGACAAACAAAGGAGTTGGTGGAGCCGTTATTACTGGATATCAACAGGCCTTAACTGACGGCGCTACTATCTTAATTAAACTCGATGGTGACGGACAAATGAATCCGCAATTTATTCCGCACCTAATTGCCCCCATTATTGCCGGAGAAGCCGACTATACTAAAGGCAATCGTTTTTATTATCCCGAACACTTGCAAGAAATGCCAGCGCTGCGCATCTTTGGCAATGCCGGATTATCATTTCTAACCAAACTTTCCTCCGGATATTGGGAACTCTTCGATCCCACCAACGGCTATACCGCCATTCATCATTTAGCCCTCGAACTGATTCCCCTCCACAAACTCAGTCAGCGCTTTTTCTTTGAGTCGGACTTGCTGTTTCGCTTAAATACAATCCAAGCCGTCGTCATGGATATTCCCATGGCCTCTCGCTATGGCGATGAAGAGAGCAATCTGAAAATTTTATCCGTACTCTGGCCGTTTTTCTGGGGGAATTGCTATAACTTCACGAAGCGAATTTTCTATAACTATTATCTGAGAAGTTTTTCCATTGCCTCTTTAGAATTGCTCCTAGCCATTCCGCTCTTGCTCTTTGGCTTTGGCTTTGGTAGTGTGGCTTGGCTGAACAGCTTTCTGACTGGGGAGCCGGCGACAGCGGGCACGGTGATGTTAGCAGCCTTACCGATTATTCTAGGAGTTCAACTGATTTTATCGTTTATTAATTACGATATTGCGATCGCTCCCAGAATTCCGATTCATCGCAAACTGATGCCGGGCAGCCAGAACCCTCCAGACTCTTAG
- a CDS encoding EamA family transporter — protein MTLPTIAYLIACVFSISVGQLLFKLAANYSTTHSPQEITLTSYMINPYLWSALVIYGSATLFWMGLLRSVPLNQAYPFMALAFVIVPLLSSLFLGEKVDARYLVGVALIMAGLIIMNYR, from the coding sequence ATGACTTTACCAACGATCGCCTACCTAATCGCTTGTGTCTTCAGCATTAGCGTCGGACAACTCCTATTTAAACTTGCCGCTAACTATAGCACCACCCACTCGCCTCAAGAGATAACGCTGACGAGCTATATGATAAATCCCTATCTGTGGAGCGCGCTGGTTATCTATGGTTCGGCGACCCTATTCTGGATGGGGTTATTGCGCTCTGTTCCCTTAAATCAAGCTTATCCATTTATGGCCCTTGCCTTCGTCATTGTTCCCTTACTCAGCAGTCTCTTCTTAGGTGAAAAAGTCGATGCTCGCTACCTAGTTGGAGTTGCACTGATTATGGCAGGATTAATTATTATGAACTATCGATAA
- the rpsD gene encoding 30S ribosomal protein S4, translating into MSRYRGPRLRITRRLGDLPGLTRKTARRAYPPGQHGQARKKKSEYAIRLEEKQKLRFNYGLSEKQLLRYVKKARRITGSTGQVLLQLLEMRLDNTVFRLGLAPTIPGARQLVNHGHVTVNGKPVTIASYQCKPGEEIGVRNRERSRKLVEANLQYPGLANIPSHLDFDKAKMTAKVNGVIQREWVALQVNELLVVEYYSRLV; encoded by the coding sequence ATGTCGAGATACCGAGGCCCGCGCCTGAGGATTACCCGGCGTTTGGGGGACTTACCTGGTTTAACTCGCAAAACTGCTCGACGCGCATACCCCCCTGGCCAGCACGGTCAGGCTCGGAAGAAGAAGTCAGAGTATGCGATTCGTCTAGAGGAGAAGCAAAAACTACGGTTTAACTACGGCTTAAGCGAGAAGCAACTGCTGCGCTACGTGAAAAAAGCCCGTCGGATTACTGGTTCTACCGGACAGGTGTTGTTGCAACTGCTCGAGATGCGGTTGGATAACACTGTCTTCCGTCTCGGACTGGCTCCCACCATTCCCGGCGCTCGCCAGTTGGTGAACCACGGTCACGTTACGGTGAATGGCAAACCGGTTACTATTGCCAGTTATCAGTGCAAACCTGGGGAAGAAATTGGCGTACGCAACCGCGAACGTTCGCGCAAGTTAGTCGAAGCAAACTTGCAATATCCCGGTTTAGCCAACATTCCCAGTCACTTAGACTTTGATAAAGCCAAAATGACAGCAAAAGTCAATGGCGTGATTCAACGGGAATGGGTCGCTCTGCAAGTGAACGAACTACTGGTGGTGGAATACTACTCTCGTCTGGTATAG
- the hemB gene encoding porphobilinogen synthase, with protein sequence MFPTHRPRRLRSSATLRRMVQETTVTANDFIYPLFAVPGEAVANEVRSMPGVYQLSIDKIVDEAKEVRDLGIPSVILFGIPETKDVEATGAWHNCGMIQQAATAIKEAVPELVVIADTCLCEYTNHGHCGYLEVGDLTGRVLNDPTLELLKKTAVSQVKAGADVIAPSGMMDGFVQAIRSGLDEAGYQDIPILSYAAKYASSYYGPFRDAADSAPEFGDRRTYQMDPANSREAIKEIELDVAEGADMLMVKPALAYMDIIWQVKQASNLPVAAYNVSGEYSMVKAAALNGWIDEQRVVLETLTSFKRAGADLILTYHAKDAARWLA encoded by the coding sequence ATGTTTCCAACTCATCGCCCTCGTCGTCTCCGTAGCTCTGCCACCTTGCGTCGGATGGTGCAAGAAACCACCGTCACCGCCAACGACTTCATCTATCCTTTATTCGCCGTCCCTGGAGAAGCCGTAGCGAATGAAGTGCGATCGATGCCCGGAGTCTACCAGCTCTCCATTGATAAAATTGTAGACGAAGCCAAAGAAGTCCGCGACCTGGGCATTCCCTCCGTCATTCTCTTCGGCATTCCGGAAACCAAGGACGTGGAAGCTACGGGCGCTTGGCATAATTGCGGCATGATTCAACAAGCAGCGACCGCCATTAAAGAAGCCGTTCCCGAACTAGTGGTCATTGCCGATACCTGTCTGTGCGAATATACCAACCACGGCCATTGCGGCTACTTAGAAGTGGGCGATCTCACCGGTCGCGTTCTCAACGATCCCACCCTCGAACTGCTGAAGAAAACTGCCGTTTCCCAAGTGAAAGCCGGAGCCGATGTGATTGCTCCCTCGGGAATGATGGATGGTTTCGTCCAAGCCATTCGGAGCGGATTGGACGAAGCCGGATATCAGGATATTCCCATCCTCTCCTACGCGGCGAAATATGCCTCCTCTTACTACGGGCCTTTCCGGGATGCAGCCGACTCTGCCCCCGAATTTGGCGATCGCCGCACGTATCAAATGGATCCGGCTAATAGTCGCGAAGCCATCAAAGAAATCGAACTGGACGTGGCGGAAGGCGCCGACATGCTGATGGTGAAACCCGCTCTAGCTTACATGGATATTATCTGGCAAGTGAAGCAAGCCTCTAACTTACCCGTTGCTGCCTATAACGTCTCTGGGGAATACTCCATGGTGAAAGCGGCTGCTCTCAATGGCTGGATCGACGAACAGCGCGTCGTCCTGGAAACCCTAACCAGCTTTAAGCGCGCCGGAGCCGATCTGATTCTCACCTATCATGCTAAAGATGCCGCTCGCTGGCTGGCATAG
- a CDS encoding glutamate-5-semialdehyde dehydrogenase encodes MTAPLMTPCSLVELARKTREGARQLAGLTATEKNLALEAIAKSLEKAAPDIVAANQADCEAATAAGIAKPLYHRLKLDENKLKANITGVRDVQKLPDPVGDIQIHRELDEGLILKRVTCPLGVLGVIFEARPEAAIQISTLAIKSGNGVILKGGKEAIRSCEAIVTAIRDGLSNTAVSPDVVQLLTTREETVELLKLDKYVDLIIPRGSNSFVRFVQENTNIPVLGHADGVCHLYLDRAADLEKAIAITVDAKTQYPAACNAIETLLVHEDWARQNLPAVARALQEKGVKLLGDRKTCELLDIAEATDADWSTEYSDLILAIKQVSNADEAIAHINTYGSKHTDAIVTENTDSARIFLNQVDAAGVYHNCSTRFADGFRYGFGAEVGISTQQMPPRGPVGLEGLITYKYQVTGNGHIAANYSGDNGREFTHRDL; translated from the coding sequence ATGACTGCACCTTTGATGACTCCTTGCTCGTTAGTCGAACTGGCCCGAAAAACCCGAGAAGGGGCCCGTCAGTTAGCTGGATTGACCGCAACAGAGAAAAATCTGGCTCTAGAGGCGATCGCTAAATCCCTAGAAAAGGCAGCTCCAGATATCGTAGCCGCTAACCAAGCGGACTGCGAAGCCGCAACGGCCGCCGGAATTGCCAAACCGTTATATCACCGCCTGAAACTCGATGAGAATAAGCTCAAGGCGAATATTACCGGAGTGCGTGACGTGCAAAAGTTACCCGATCCGGTGGGAGATATTCAAATCCATCGAGAGTTGGATGAAGGATTGATCTTGAAGCGAGTGACTTGTCCTTTGGGGGTTTTAGGTGTCATCTTTGAGGCTCGTCCGGAAGCGGCCATTCAGATTTCGACTCTGGCGATTAAATCGGGGAATGGGGTTATTCTCAAAGGAGGTAAGGAAGCCATTCGTTCCTGCGAAGCCATTGTTACCGCAATTCGAGATGGCTTATCGAACACGGCAGTGAGTCCGGATGTGGTGCAGTTATTGACCACTCGCGAGGAAACGGTAGAACTGTTGAAGTTAGACAAGTACGTCGATTTAATTATTCCTCGAGGCTCCAACTCCTTCGTTCGCTTCGTCCAGGAGAATACCAATATTCCGGTGTTGGGTCATGCCGATGGAGTGTGTCATTTATATCTCGATCGCGCCGCCGATCTCGAAAAAGCGATCGCCATTACTGTGGATGCGAAAACCCAGTATCCAGCTGCCTGTAATGCCATTGAAACCTTGCTGGTGCATGAAGATTGGGCGCGGCAGAACCTACCCGCTGTTGCCAGAGCACTGCAAGAAAAAGGAGTGAAGTTACTCGGCGATCGCAAAACCTGCGAATTATTAGACATTGCCGAAGCCACAGACGCCGACTGGTCAACCGAATACAGCGACCTCATCTTAGCAATTAAGCAGGTGAGCAATGCGGACGAGGCGATCGCCCATATCAATACCTATGGCTCGAAACACACGGATGCGATCGTCACTGAAAATACAGATTCCGCCCGTATCTTTCTCAACCAAGTCGATGCTGCCGGAGTCTATCACAACTGCTCCACTCGGTTTGCCGACGGATTCCGCTACGGTTTTGGCGCCGAAGTGGGAATTAGTACGCAACAAATGCCACCGCGCGGCCCGGTCGGTTTAGAAGGATTGATAACTTACAAATATCAAGTTACTGGCAACGGTCATATTGCTGCGAATTATAGCGGAGATAACGGGCGAGAGTTTACTCACCGAGATTTGTAA
- a CDS encoding arylesterase gives MMLFISPLLTQIRQQRWIVFILTALLTCSLIVSYAPSAPRIANLHNGLGKQIVILGDSIASGYGVAPEEAFPALLSRRINVEVLNRGVSGDTTAMGLARLESDVLDEDPWLVMVELGANDYLRQIPEVETEENLREIITRTQAEGAIVVLIGVNLGFVKDTRKQMFERVADETGSYLIPQILTGIITNPEYRQDDVIHPNAAGHQVISDRVFKGLQPLLQHAKVPSDLKSLTF, from the coding sequence ATGATGCTGTTTATTTCACCTCTATTAACCCAAATTAGACAACAACGTTGGATCGTATTTATTCTAACTGCGTTGCTAACTTGCAGCCTGATTGTCAGTTATGCTCCATCAGCCCCTCGTATTGCGAATCTACACAACGGTCTGGGAAAGCAGATCGTTATCTTAGGCGATAGCATTGCCTCCGGTTATGGAGTTGCTCCTGAAGAAGCATTTCCAGCGCTTCTGAGCCGTCGAATCAATGTGGAAGTGCTCAACCGAGGCGTATCGGGAGACACCACTGCTATGGGATTGGCTCGGCTAGAGTCAGACGTGCTCGACGAAGACCCTTGGTTGGTTATGGTTGAGTTAGGAGCCAATGACTATCTGCGCCAAATTCCAGAAGTAGAAACCGAAGAAAACCTACGGGAGATTATTACCCGAACGCAAGCAGAGGGCGCTATTGTTGTTCTGATTGGCGTTAATCTCGGATTTGTGAAGGATACTCGCAAGCAAATGTTTGAAAGAGTCGCTGATGAGACGGGTTCGTACCTAATTCCGCAGATCTTGACAGGTATTATTACCAATCCCGAATACCGACAAGATGATGTCATCCATCCCAATGCAGCAGGGCACCAAGTGATTAGCGATCGCGTTTTTAAGGGACTGCAACCTCTTTTACAACACGCCAAAGTTCCTTCAGACCTTAAATCTCTCACCTTTTAG
- a CDS encoding phycobiliprotein lyase produces the protein MNITEFLQQTAGKWFSQRTAHQVEASQTQTGKSTLYLDFLPSDDPQMQALAQRYGLNSCLAGTKLSWEGTIDPSPTTYKGERLLVWVGSNESPTGQFFSSADTFASGKYCLGEDEILTLTVETEDRVSEDRIWFASENFRLRTSLTHVSGQTVLASLCTEIRLGGKPS, from the coding sequence ATGAATATTACAGAATTTTTACAACAGACTGCTGGAAAATGGTTTTCTCAACGCACGGCTCATCAGGTGGAAGCCAGCCAAACTCAGACGGGAAAGTCAACACTCTATCTGGATTTTTTACCGAGCGACGATCCACAGATGCAAGCGCTGGCGCAACGCTATGGTCTGAACTCCTGCTTAGCGGGAACCAAACTCAGTTGGGAAGGGACGATCGATCCTTCGCCAACCACTTATAAAGGAGAGAGATTATTGGTGTGGGTGGGTAGCAACGAGTCACCCACAGGCCAATTCTTCTCGTCTGCGGATACCTTTGCCTCCGGGAAGTATTGTTTGGGTGAGGATGAAATTTTAACCTTAACAGTAGAAACTGAGGATCGAGTTTCCGAAGATCGAATCTGGTTTGCGTCTGAGAATTTCCGCTTGCGCACCAGTTTAACTCATGTCTCCGGACAAACGGTTTTGGCCTCGTTGTGTACTGAAATTCGCTTGGGAGGAAAACCATCTTAA
- the hemE gene encoding uroporphyrinogen decarboxylase, whose amino-acid sequence MTQSPEIPYLLRATRGETLARPPVWMMRQAGRYMKVYRDLRDKYPSFRERSENAALSLEISLQPYRAFQPDGVILFSDILTPLPGMGIPFDIVESKGPVIDPPIRSLEQIEALTPLNPEESLPFVGEVLQALREEVGNDAAVLGFVGSPWTLAAYAIEGKTSKSYTKIKQMAFSEPAMLHKLLGKIADAIGSYVIYQIEKGAQVVQLFDSWAGNLSPLDYEAFALPYQKQIVDKVKAVYPDTPLILYISGSAGVFDLMPKSGVDIISVDWTVDMKDARSRLPETMGVQGNVDPGALFGTKDFIRDRMFDTVRKAGNKRHILNLGHGILPGTPEENAQFFFETAKQLDTLLANG is encoded by the coding sequence ATGACCCAATCACCTGAGATTCCCTATTTATTACGCGCCACCCGTGGAGAAACTTTAGCACGTCCGCCCGTTTGGATGATGCGACAAGCCGGACGGTATATGAAAGTCTACCGAGACCTGCGCGACAAGTATCCCAGTTTCCGCGAGCGCTCCGAAAACGCAGCCCTCTCTCTCGAAATTTCCCTGCAACCGTACCGAGCCTTTCAACCGGACGGAGTTATTTTATTTTCTGATATTCTAACGCCGCTGCCAGGAATGGGAATCCCATTTGATATTGTTGAGAGTAAGGGACCGGTTATCGACCCCCCAATTCGATCGCTAGAACAAATTGAAGCCTTAACCCCACTCAATCCAGAAGAGTCTTTACCCTTTGTCGGTGAAGTGCTGCAAGCGTTGCGCGAAGAAGTGGGCAATGATGCTGCAGTCTTGGGTTTTGTTGGTTCTCCATGGACGTTAGCGGCTTATGCCATTGAAGGAAAGACCTCCAAGAGTTACACCAAAATCAAGCAGATGGCGTTTAGCGAGCCAGCCATGCTGCACAAGCTATTGGGTAAAATTGCGGATGCGATCGGCAGCTACGTTATCTACCAAATTGAGAAAGGCGCTCAGGTCGTACAGCTCTTTGACTCTTGGGCTGGCAACCTCAGTCCTCTTGACTACGAAGCCTTTGCACTGCCTTACCAAAAGCAAATCGTAGACAAAGTGAAAGCGGTTTATCCAGACACGCCATTGATTCTCTACATTAGCGGTAGTGCTGGCGTGTTCGACCTAATGCCCAAGTCCGGCGTAGATATTATTAGCGTGGATTGGACGGTGGATATGAAAGACGCTCGCTCTCGACTCCCGGAAACCATGGGCGTTCAAGGTAATGTCGATCCGGGTGCATTATTTGGTACTAAAGACTTTATCCGCGATCGCATGTTCGATACGGTTCGCAAGGCAGGCAATAAACGGCACATCCTCAACTTGGGCCATGGCATTCTCCCAGGTACTCCGGAAGAAAACGCCCAGTTTTTCTTTGAAACCGCCAAACAACTCGATACCCTTCTCGCCAATGGCTAG
- a CDS encoding NAD-dependent epimerase/dehydratase family protein, translating into MVTSQASTARQKTSKKRIFMTGASGCIGHYIADALIQHTSDELFLLVRTPEKLQFDYESRPGVTILQGDLRQIGQHAELLKTVDVAILAATAWGGPGEVFDVNVVKTLELIRLLDPNICDRVIYFSTASILGQDNQLLPEAGQLGTDYIRSKYDCYQQLSKLTSAPPISVFFPTLVFGGDEQKPYSHISSGLSEVPKWANLARFFSVDGSFHFLHAYDIAQVVVHLIDHPLAADERESFAFTNHVVLGNPAISADDAVAEICQYLQKKIYFRIPLSVGLADALISVLRAIGIKIEMASWDRFCMRYRHFRYQNPISPATLGLKTYCPTLSDLLKISGVGRNKTQE; encoded by the coding sequence ATGGTAACTTCACAGGCATCAACGGCTCGGCAAAAGACCAGTAAAAAGCGAATTTTCATGACGGGTGCGAGCGGATGTATCGGTCACTATATTGCCGATGCCTTAATCCAACACACCTCTGACGAACTCTTTTTGTTGGTGCGCACCCCGGAAAAGCTGCAGTTTGACTATGAATCCCGGCCTGGAGTGACGATTTTGCAAGGAGACTTGCGCCAGATTGGTCAGCACGCTGAGTTGCTCAAAACAGTTGATGTCGCGATTTTAGCGGCCACAGCATGGGGAGGGCCGGGAGAAGTATTTGATGTAAATGTGGTGAAAACCTTAGAGCTGATCAGATTGCTCGACCCTAATATCTGCGATCGCGTTATTTACTTCTCTACGGCAAGTATCTTAGGCCAGGATAACCAGTTGTTGCCGGAAGCCGGACAATTGGGAACGGATTATATTCGTTCTAAATACGATTGCTATCAACAACTGAGCAAGTTAACCAGTGCTCCGCCGATTTCAGTGTTTTTTCCGACGTTGGTGTTTGGAGGAGACGAGCAGAAGCCCTATTCTCATATCTCTTCCGGATTATCGGAAGTGCCGAAATGGGCGAACTTGGCTCGTTTTTTCAGCGTCGATGGTAGCTTTCATTTCCTCCATGCTTATGACATTGCGCAAGTGGTCGTACATCTCATCGACCATCCGCTAGCAGCAGACGAGCGAGAAAGTTTCGCTTTTACCAATCATGTGGTGCTAGGCAATCCAGCAATCTCTGCTGACGACGCAGTCGCCGAAATTTGTCAATATTTGCAGAAGAAAATTTACTTCCGGATTCCTCTATCTGTAGGCTTGGCAGATGCCCTGATTTCTGTATTGCGGGCGATCGGGATTAAAATTGAAATGGCATCTTGGGATCGCTTCTGTATGCGCTATCGCCATTTCCGCTATCAAAACCCGATTAGTCCGGCGACCCTAGGGTTGAAAACCTATTGTCCGACCCTCAGTGATTTGCTGAAAATTAGCGGAGTTGGTCGTAACAAAACTCAAGAATAG
- a CDS encoding GDYXXLXY domain-containing protein: MTPTDSEIIAERSDRQQKLWHFLVPFILQILLIASIPARAVYTLVTGTTVILQTQPVDPYDLLRGYSQTLSYDISQWETLQDLPGWKTLSDRPEQLNREFYLILEQPEEQIREGIPVPWRAIAISATLPQTLPLSQIALRGHFERGQLIYGLETYYIPEDRRDRINREIATAQQQEAQPFVVEIKVDRQGRAVPVRLCINQKCDRF, from the coding sequence ATGACTCCCACTGACTCTGAAATCATAGCCGAAAGATCCGATCGCCAGCAGAAACTGTGGCACTTTCTCGTGCCCTTCATTCTGCAAATCCTGTTAATCGCGTCCATTCCAGCCCGAGCCGTTTATACATTAGTTACCGGAACAACAGTCATTCTGCAAACCCAACCAGTGGATCCCTACGACCTATTGCGCGGATACTCGCAAACCCTAAGCTATGATATTTCGCAATGGGAGACGTTGCAAGATTTACCCGGATGGAAGACATTATCCGATCGCCCGGAACAACTGAATCGGGAATTTTATCTTATTTTAGAACAGCCGGAAGAGCAAATCCGAGAGGGCATTCCCGTCCCTTGGAGAGCGATCGCAATTTCTGCCACACTGCCGCAAACCTTACCCTTATCTCAGATTGCCTTGCGCGGACATTTCGAGCGCGGTCAGCTAATTTACGGTTTAGAAACTTATTATATTCCTGAGGATCGGCGCGATCGCATTAACCGAGAAATTGCCACCGCTCAGCAGCAAGAAGCCCAACCCTTCGTCGTCGAAATTAAAGTGGATAGGCAGGGGAGAGCGGTTCCCGTGCGACTGTGCATCAACCAAAAGTGCGATCGCTTTTAA
- the psb35 gene encoding photosystem II assembly protein Psb35: MTVLMEVGTFPLAFTLVYVVGFIAAVSIGSIAWYNSKRPAGWEDAEKPDFIPDMDNKKKGDS; the protein is encoded by the coding sequence ATGACCGTTCTTATGGAAGTGGGGACATTTCCCCTTGCTTTTACCCTAGTGTATGTGGTTGGGTTTATTGCTGCGGTCAGTATTGGTTCGATCGCCTGGTACAATTCTAAGCGTCCCGCCGGATGGGAAGATGCGGAAAAACCGGATTTTATTCCCGATATGGATAACAAAAAGAAAGGCGATTCTTAG
- a CDS encoding DUF5615 family PIN-like protein: protein MMLLFDQNLSPRLVNRLADIYPDSMHVDLLGLASVPDREVWDYASLHNDLIVTKDADFSELSILLGFPPKVIWIRRGNCSTGDLEQLLRDNYDAVVSLSQETNVGILTLF, encoded by the coding sequence ATGATGCTGTTATTCGATCAGAATCTCTCGCCTCGCTTAGTTAATCGTCTGGCAGATATTTATCCCGATTCCATGCATGTCGATCTGCTGGGATTAGCCTCAGTGCCCGATCGCGAAGTTTGGGATTATGCAAGTCTACATAATGATCTAATCGTGACTAAAGATGCAGATTTTAGCGAACTTAGCATCTTATTGGGTTTTCCGCCCAAGGTAATCTGGATTAGGCGCGGGAATTGTTCGACAGGAGATTTAGAGCAGTTACTGCGAGATAATTATGATGCAGTGGTCTCTCTGAGTCAGGAGACAAATGTGGGAATATTAACCTTGTTTTAG
- a CDS encoding DUF433 domain-containing protein: protein MPPANLTDRITIESGKRGGKPCIRGMRITVYDVLEYLASGMTYEEILEDFPYLTQEDILACLSFAAQRERSMVVVE, encoded by the coding sequence ATGCCACCTGCCAACCTTACCGACCGCATTACGATTGAATCGGGGAAACGGGGAGGAAAACCCTGTATTCGAGGGATGAGAATTACGGTTTATGATGTTCTGGAATACTTAGCCTCGGGTATGACTTATGAAGAGATATTAGAAGATTTTCCTTATCTCACCCAAGAAGACATTTTGGCTTGTTTAAGTTTTGCGGCTCAACGGGAGCGATCCATGGTAGTAGTTGAGTAA
- a CDS encoding CO2 hydration protein, which translates to MTSSTLAPSQHPLAAYIERLEAGGNLLPDSVDNTLEVVGILKSYGVVLDAYSNNLIYMAQEQFLVLFPFFKYFNGDVSFPKLLQHWWHDRINYEYAEYVMRVMLWHGGGELDTYLDTAEFRQDAEVAIAAKLQGNPPMQLLHKLFPDFLPEQIRQMVYTSELGQFWRIMSDLFIDLSDRYDRREITTIPEVVEHILAGLVAAASTPISYTVDIKGKPYDILPPAKGFTFLMDTAVPYVDTIFFRGTPFLGTISYNAQAQQIPGNQAEFGYGALYADPLPTGGAGIPPTLLMHDMRHFVPDYLHDFYQRSRRQEDDLLVKICVSFQKSMYCVTTAAIKGLAPHPIGTTEPEEQAANRAYFEAWMDRFLTSRLVNVNQS; encoded by the coding sequence ATGACTTCATCGACTCTCGCTCCTTCCCAACATCCCCTCGCTGCCTACATCGAACGTCTGGAAGCAGGAGGCAACCTTCTCCCCGACTCTGTAGATAACACCCTCGAAGTCGTTGGTATCTTAAAAAGCTACGGAGTGGTTCTCGATGCCTACTCGAATAATCTAATTTACATGGCGCAAGAGCAATTCTTGGTGCTCTTCCCCTTCTTCAAATATTTCAATGGAGACGTCTCCTTCCCGAAACTCCTACAGCACTGGTGGCACGATCGCATCAACTACGAGTATGCCGAATACGTAATGCGCGTGATGCTCTGGCATGGAGGTGGCGAACTCGATACCTATTTGGATACAGCAGAGTTTCGTCAGGATGCGGAAGTTGCGATCGCGGCCAAACTGCAAGGCAACCCGCCAATGCAACTGCTGCACAAACTATTTCCCGACTTTCTCCCCGAACAAATTCGGCAAATGGTTTATACCAGCGAACTCGGTCAATTTTGGCGGATCATGAGCGATCTGTTTATCGACTTGAGCGATCGCTACGATCGCCGGGAAATAACCACCATTCCAGAAGTCGTCGAGCATATTCTCGCCGGTTTAGTCGCCGCCGCCAGCACTCCCATTTCCTACACCGTAGACATCAAAGGCAAACCCTACGATATTCTTCCCCCAGCCAAAGGCTTTACCTTCCTAATGGATACCGCCGTTCCCTACGTCGATACCATCTTCTTTCGCGGAACTCCCTTCTTAGGCACCATTTCCTACAACGCTCAAGCTCAACAAATTCCAGGAAACCAAGCCGAATTTGGCTATGGCGCTCTCTATGCCGATCCCTTACCCACCGGTGGCGCCGGAATTCCGCCGACATTGCTCATGCACGATATGCGTCACTTTGTCCCCGACTACTTACACGACTTTTATCAACGCAGTCGCCGTCAAGAAGACGATCTGTTAGTGAAAATTTGCGTTAGTTTCCAGAAATCAATGTACTGCGTCACGACAGCAGCCATTAAAGGACTCGCTCCCCATCCCATCGGAACGACAGAGCCAGAAGAACAAGCAGCAAACCGAGCCTATTTTGAAGCGTGGATGGATCGATTTCTCACGTCTCGTTTAGTTAACGTTAATCAAAGCTAG